In Nitrospinota bacterium, a single genomic region encodes these proteins:
- a CDS encoding peptidylprolyl isomerase — protein MMKFKEYGLPVLALVAMLLFQGCTKEPQEPEPRTITVATVNGQNIMGNHFLKEYTAMKTRLRLAEKLDEKVEKRLRDGVIDKIIDSEILLQEARKAGVSVSKSDSDSLVEDILGGFSPARLQLILEKNKSDLGIWKDQVRRNLVIEGLIQKKIAPLVEIQDKELKSYYNEHKEEFSVGERVHAFHIVLPSLSEADEIRNEIVFGGDFEEIAIKYSVSPDGKKGGDLGVFSRGQMPAEFDSILFDLQLNEISRVIESPYGYHIFKVVKKYKPTAMKFEEARGIIYERMFYQRLEDLFSKWMKDAKDQSEIVIFSDRLYVLKP, from the coding sequence ATGATGAAATTCAAAGAATATGGTTTGCCGGTATTGGCGTTGGTCGCTATGCTCCTTTTTCAAGGGTGCACGAAGGAGCCCCAAGAGCCCGAACCGAGAACAATAACGGTCGCTACCGTAAACGGGCAGAACATTATGGGGAACCATTTCCTCAAGGAATATACCGCGATGAAAACCAGGCTGAGGCTTGCGGAAAAGCTGGATGAGAAAGTGGAAAAAAGATTGCGCGACGGAGTGATCGACAAGATCATTGACTCGGAAATTCTGCTCCAGGAGGCAAGAAAAGCAGGCGTGTCTGTCAGCAAAAGCGACAGCGACTCCCTTGTGGAGGATATTCTCGGCGGATTTTCGCCGGCCAGGCTCCAGTTGATCCTTGAAAAAAACAAATCTGATCTCGGCATCTGGAAGGATCAGGTCAGGAGAAACCTGGTAATTGAAGGATTGATACAAAAAAAGATCGCTCCTCTGGTCGAGATTCAGGATAAGGAATTGAAAAGCTACTACAACGAGCACAAGGAGGAGTTTTCCGTAGGCGAAAGGGTGCATGCCTTTCACATTGTTTTGCCTTCGCTCTCCGAGGCGGACGAGATACGAAACGAAATAGTTTTCGGAGGCGATTTCGAGGAGATAGCTATAAAATACTCTGTAAGTCCAGACGGCAAGAAGGGAGGGGACCTCGGAGTCTTTTCCAGGGGACAGATGCCGGCTGAATTTGATTCCATTCTTTTCGATCTGCAACTTAACGAAATAAGCAGGGTTATTGAATCTCCCTACGGGTATCATATATTCAAGGTAGTTAAAAAGTATAAGCCGACCGCCATGAAATTCGAGGAAGCGAGAGGTATTATATATGAAAGAATGTTTTATCAGCGGCTGGAGGATTTATTTAGCAAATGGATGAAGGATGCAAAGGATCAGTCGGAGATCGTGATATTTTCCGACCGTTTGTACGTGCTCAAGCCGTAA
- a CDS encoding phosphatase PAP2 family protein → MDRTLFFAINRGMENSFLDFIMPLITSYNTWIPVGIILFGYLIWENPKRGLFIFFVVLLAVALSDLINHRILKAMFARVRPCNALPDVHLLTGCSGSFSFPSSHAVNSFCLASTLWFFERKLLLFGVVAASLVAFSRVYVGVHYPFDVTVGALTGIAIGYAAYRIGDPVAQKWAPKK, encoded by the coding sequence ATGGACAGGACACTTTTCTTTGCGATAAACAGGGGGATGGAGAACAGCTTTCTTGATTTCATCATGCCTCTTATAACATCGTACAACACCTGGATACCGGTGGGGATTATCCTGTTCGGCTACCTGATATGGGAAAACCCCAAGCGCGGACTGTTTATTTTTTTTGTCGTACTGCTAGCCGTTGCACTCAGCGACCTGATAAACCACCGCATATTAAAAGCCATGTTCGCGCGAGTTCGCCCATGCAACGCATTGCCAGACGTGCATCTGCTTACGGGGTGTAGCGGCTCGTTCAGCTTCCCTTCTTCCCACGCAGTGAACTCATTCTGCCTTGCCTCAACTCTATGGTTTTTTGAAAGAAAACTCCTTCTTTTCGGAGTTGTCGCCGCCTCACTTGTGGCATTCTCGCGCGTTTACGTCGGGGTTCATTATCCGTTTGATGTCACCGTCGGCGCGTTGACCGGCATAGCGATAGGGTACGCGGCATACCGCATAGGCGATCCTGTCGCTCAAAAATGGGCGCCAAAGAAATAG
- a CDS encoding (5-formylfuran-3-yl)methyl phosphate synthase — protein sequence MLVSVIDASECVAFSKTGFPDIIDIKDPSKGSLGFPSLATIRKVREIVPRDIRLSVAIGDAENFPGKYSHRAVEAAKAGADIVKVGLLGFEEPDDTAPFLAEIRRSLDVSGFGSALLVAGLYADKADRSFISRFPVIVSSCGVYAALIDTYGKGGSTVRDFLSSREISDFARHCREAGILSVLAGGLGNRDAGRLADAGIDIAGFRSAVAGDGRGNIGIDAEKLKILYGTFDTLKAAVSS from the coding sequence ATTCTTGTCAGCGTCATCGACGCTTCGGAATGCGTCGCTTTTTCAAAAACAGGGTTCCCGGATATCATCGATATCAAGGATCCCTCCAAGGGGTCGCTTGGATTCCCATCACTTGCCACTATCCGCAAGGTGAGGGAAATTGTCCCCCGCGATATTCGTCTCTCTGTCGCGATTGGCGACGCTGAAAATTTTCCTGGCAAATATTCTCATAGAGCGGTGGAAGCGGCGAAAGCAGGGGCGGATATCGTTAAGGTGGGTCTTCTTGGGTTCGAGGAGCCGGACGATACCGCACCGTTCCTTGCTGAAATAAGAAGATCTCTTGATGTCTCCGGCTTTGGGAGCGCGCTCCTCGTCGCCGGGCTCTACGCCGACAAGGCGGATCGGAGTTTTATATCCAGATTTCCCGTGATTGTATCTTCATGCGGAGTCTACGCCGCTCTTATCGATACCTATGGAAAGGGTGGAAGTACCGTAAGAGATTTCCTCTCCTCCAGAGAGATATCGGATTTTGCCAGACACTGCCGGGAGGCGGGGATATTATCGGTCTTGGCGGGAGGGCTTGGCAATAGGGATGCCGGTCGGCTGGCCGATGCGGGCATTGATATTGCCGGATTCCGGTCTGCCGTGGCAGGGGACGGGCGGGGGAACATCGGCATTGATGCGGAGAAGCTGAAGATCCTTTACGGGACATTTGACACCTTGAAGGCGGCCGTTTCGAGCTAG
- a CDS encoding enoyl-ACP reductase: MEILKGKKALIVGVANDRSIAWGIAKVFREAGCELGFTYAGEALGKRVIPLAKSLNAVFIEDMDVNNDEAIDRVFKSWQEKQGNLDILVHAVAFADKNDLKGAYYETSRAGFKMALETSAYSLVALSKRAIPLMTGRETSILTLSYYGAEKVVKSYNVMGVAKAALEASVRYLASDLGTTGIRVNAISAGPIKTLASSGINYMRMMLKHHAELSPMKRNTTQEEVGRSALYLCSDLSSGVTGEVVHVDSGYHIVGTPDPPSEEE; the protein is encoded by the coding sequence ATGGAAATTCTTAAAGGGAAAAAGGCGCTTATAGTAGGCGTAGCGAATGACCGAAGCATTGCATGGGGGATCGCGAAAGTTTTCCGCGAGGCCGGTTGCGAGCTTGGTTTCACGTATGCTGGAGAAGCGCTCGGCAAAAGGGTTATTCCGCTTGCCAAATCCCTGAACGCGGTTTTTATTGAGGATATGGACGTAAATAACGACGAGGCTATCGACCGCGTCTTCAAGTCATGGCAGGAAAAACAGGGAAACCTTGATATCCTCGTCCACGCGGTGGCGTTTGCGGACAAAAACGACCTGAAAGGGGCCTACTACGAAACAAGCCGCGCAGGATTCAAAATGGCTCTTGAAACTTCCGCCTACTCCCTTGTCGCGCTGTCGAAAAGAGCGATTCCGCTGATGACCGGGAGGGAGACAAGTATCCTCACCCTTTCCTACTATGGCGCCGAGAAGGTGGTAAAAAGCTACAATGTAATGGGTGTGGCGAAAGCGGCGCTTGAGGCATCCGTTCGCTATCTCGCGTCGGACCTCGGCACTACCGGCATCAGGGTAAACGCCATTTCCGCCGGGCCTATAAAAACTCTCGCTTCAAGCGGCATTAACTACATGAGGATGATGCTGAAGCATCACGCCGAACTTTCACCGATGAAAAGGAACACTACGCAGGAGGAGGTAGGCAGGTCGGCCCTTTACCTCTGTTCGGACCTCTCAAGCGGTGTAACGGGCGAAGTGGTTCATGTCGATTCCGGATACCATATCGTAGGCACTCCCGATCCACCATCGGAAGAGGAATGA
- a CDS encoding YajQ family cyclic di-GMP-binding protein, with amino-acid sequence MADESSFDIVSRIDLPEVLNAVDQSMREIKQRYDFKGSISSIELNQKEEKMVIISDDEFKLKSVIDVLESKLIKRKVPIKNIDYGKVESASGNTVRQEAKLLQGIAQDKAKDIVKAVKDTKLKVQAQIREKEVRVVGKKKDELQDVITILKGKDFGIDLQFVNYR; translated from the coding sequence ATGGCTGACGAAAGTTCTTTCGATATTGTTTCCAGGATAGATCTGCCGGAGGTGCTTAACGCCGTAGACCAGTCGATGAGGGAGATAAAACAGCGTTACGATTTCAAGGGGAGCATCAGCAGTATCGAGTTGAACCAGAAGGAAGAGAAAATGGTCATCATTTCGGATGACGAGTTCAAGCTGAAGTCGGTTATCGATGTTCTTGAGAGCAAGCTGATAAAGAGAAAGGTGCCTATCAAGAATATTGATTATGGCAAGGTGGAATCGGCCTCAGGCAATACGGTGAGGCAGGAAGCAAAGCTCCTCCAGGGCATCGCGCAGGACAAGGCAAAGGATATCGTGAAGGCCGTAAAAGATACAAAGTTGAAGGTTCAGGCCCAGATAAGGGAAAAAGAGGTCAGGGTAGTTGGAAAGAAAAAGGACGAACTTCAAGATGTTATTACCATCCTGAAGGGTAAGGATTTCGGAATTGACCTGCAGTTTGTGAACTATCGGTAA